From Labrus bergylta chromosome 22, fLabBer1.1, whole genome shotgun sequence, one genomic window encodes:
- the epoa gene encoding erythropoietin isoform X1, which yields MLQKTGRGLLALLLILLEWTRPGLPSPLRPICDLRVLNHFIKEARDAEVAMKSCREGCSLSESVTVPQTRVELDVWEKKNALEQAQEVQTGLWLLKPALSLLQTSVTNTALLSHIDNSIRNLLSISAVLRSLNIQEFTPPASAAGLEGTWTVSSSTDLLQVHVNFLRGKVRLLLLDAQACQQDVS from the exons GACTGCTCGCTTTGCTGTTGATATTGTTGGAGTGGACCAGACCAGGCCTCCCATCCCCTTTGAGGCCAATCTGTGACCTGAGGGTCCTGAACCATTTCATCAAGGAGGCACGAGACGCAGAAGTGGCTATG aAGTCATGTAGAGAAGGATGCAGCCTGTCTGAGTCAGTCACTGTTCCCCAAACCAGAGTGGAATTAGATGTATGGGAGAAGAAAAAT GCGCTGGAGCAAGCCCAGGAAGTGCAGACCGGCTTATGGTTATTAAAACCGGCCCTGAGCTTGCTGCAGACATCAGTCACCAACACGGCCCTGCTCAGCCACATTGATAACTCCATCCGAAACCTGCTCAGCATCAGCGCTGTGCTGCGCAGCCTCAACATCCAG GAATTTACCCCACCAGCAAGTGCAGCAGGGCTTGAGGGAACATGGACGGTGTCCTCGTCCACAGATTTGCTCCAAGTCCACGTCAACTTCCTTCGAGGCAAAGTGCGCCTGCTGCTTTTGGATGCGCAGGCTTGTCAGCAAGATGTAAGCTGA
- the epoa gene encoding erythropoietin isoform X2, with the protein MEFPRLLALLLILLEWTRPGLPSPLRPICDLRVLNHFIKEARDAEVAMKSCREGCSLSESVTVPQTRVELDVWEKKNALEQAQEVQTGLWLLKPALSLLQTSVTNTALLSHIDNSIRNLLSISAVLRSLNIQEFTPPASAAGLEGTWTVSSSTDLLQVHVNFLRGKVRLLLLDAQACQQDVS; encoded by the exons GACTGCTCGCTTTGCTGTTGATATTGTTGGAGTGGACCAGACCAGGCCTCCCATCCCCTTTGAGGCCAATCTGTGACCTGAGGGTCCTGAACCATTTCATCAAGGAGGCACGAGACGCAGAAGTGGCTATG aAGTCATGTAGAGAAGGATGCAGCCTGTCTGAGTCAGTCACTGTTCCCCAAACCAGAGTGGAATTAGATGTATGGGAGAAGAAAAAT GCGCTGGAGCAAGCCCAGGAAGTGCAGACCGGCTTATGGTTATTAAAACCGGCCCTGAGCTTGCTGCAGACATCAGTCACCAACACGGCCCTGCTCAGCCACATTGATAACTCCATCCGAAACCTGCTCAGCATCAGCGCTGTGCTGCGCAGCCTCAACATCCAG GAATTTACCCCACCAGCAAGTGCAGCAGGGCTTGAGGGAACATGGACGGTGTCCTCGTCCACAGATTTGCTCCAAGTCCACGTCAACTTCCTTCGAGGCAAAGTGCGCCTGCTGCTTTTGGATGCGCAGGCTTGTCAGCAAGATGTAAGCTGA
- the pop7 gene encoding ribonuclease P protein subunit p20, translating to MTEPRNPGMSIPQTAPTHVESTSTPVEMDPVEYTLRKRLPRKLPKRRNDVYVNMKTDFRAQLARCQKLLESGGHREICVHGLGLAINRAINIALQLQASSQGMLQLAANTSTVELVDDLEPEDPDEAGEPMTRTRNNSAIHIKVFYPDPQ from the coding sequence atgacagaGCCTCGCAACCCAGGAATGTCCATTCCTCAGACAGCCCCAACGCACGTCGAGTCCACCTCTACTCCTGTAGAGATGGACCCGGTGGAGTACACACTTAGGAAGCGCCTTCCCAGGAAACTTCCCAAGAGACGGAACGACGTCTATGTCAACATGAAGACTGACTTCCGGGCCCAGCTTGCACGCTGCCAGAAGCTGCTGGAAAGTGGGGGTCACAGAGAGATCTGTGTGCACGGCCTGGGCCTGGCCATCAACAGGGCCATCAACATCGCTCTTCAGCTGCAGGCCAGCAGCCAGGGGATGCTGCAGCTGGCAGCTAACACCTCCACAGTGGAGCTTGTGGACGACCTGGAGCCTGAAGATCCGGATGAGGCAGGGGAGCCAATGACTCGTACGCGCAACAACTCGGCCATTCACATTAAGGTTTTTTATCCTGACCCTCAGTGA